The DNA window TCATAAGGCCGTACGGTATCTAAGGCCTCCCCGTTGGGGAAGAGCTTGTATTAACAAGGTTGGCCTGGGCAAGATTTCTTACTTTTAAGCCCGTTACTTCAACAAGGAGCAATGCATGTTGCAAGCCTTCCTAGGCATAGACGTAGCCAAACATAAGGTCGATGTCGTGCTGTTAAAGGAACAAAATAAGCTGAAACATAAAGCCATCACGCAGACCCCCGAAGGCTTTGCAGAGCTGCAAAGCTGGTTATTAAAGCAGGGGGTGGTCCAGGTTCACGCCTGCTTAGAAGCTACGGGGAGCTATTCTGAGGATTTAGCTATTTTTCTTCAGGAGCAAGGGCATCGGGTCAGCGTGGTGAATCCCGCGAGAATCAGCGCATTTGCAAAGAGTCAGCTAGCTCGCAACAAGACGGACAAGATCGACGCGGAATTGATTGCCCGATTCTGTCAGACCCAAAACCCGGAGCTGTTTATCGCCCCTTCTCCGGCAATTCGAGAGCTGCAGGTGTTGGTACGCCACTTAGATAACCTGACAGAATCGCTGCAAAGGGAGAAAAACCGACTTGAGGCAGCGGTTAAATCTAAGGCGGTTGTACAATCCATCCAGACCTTGATCCAGGTTCTGAAGGAAGAGATTCGAAAAACCAGGAAGAAAATAGAGGATTTATTCAAGGACCATCCGGATATCAGAAATGATCGGGATTTATTGGCAACTATTCCCGGAATTGGGGACCTGACCGCCTCGAAACTACTAGCGGAGATTCCAAACTTGAAACGATACGAATCGGTCAAGCAATTGGTCGCGTTTGCGGGCCTGAACCCACGACAGTATATGTCAGGGAGCGC is part of the Deltaproteobacteria bacterium PRO3 genome and encodes:
- a CDS encoding IS110 family transposase — encoded protein: MLQAFLGIDVAKHKVDVVLLKEQNKLKHKAITQTPEGFAELQSWLLKQGVVQVHACLEATGSYSEDLAIFLQEQGHRVSVVNPARISAFAKSQLARNKTDKIDAELIARFCQTQNPELFIAPSPAIRELQVLVRHLDNLTESLQREKNRLEAAVKSKAVVQSIQTLIQVLKEEIRKTRKKIEDLFKDHPDIRNDRDLLATIPGIGDLTASKLLAEIPNLKRYESVKQLVAFAGLNPRQYMSGSAVYKKAHISKTGSSRVRKMLFMPALVAKTKGEGFKAFEKQLLKNGKAKMVVVGAIMRKLLHIIYGVLKNNKPFDPLLAFAA